A genomic stretch from Desulfolutivibrio sulfodismutans DSM 3696 includes:
- a CDS encoding glycosyltransferase — translation MADQRPVLAMVLKGYPRISETFISNEIRILEELGLRIRIISMRKPRESFAHASVSRIQAEVVYLPEMLSGHWGEFLRRNLRQLRARPAAYLKASARMLRQLIKTRRSASLKHLLQAGYLLQDPKSDPPAAHFHAHFAHSPGSVARYAAMLTGLPFSFTGHAKDVYTQNPASLAEKLRHAAFAVTCTGHNREYLDRLAAGRTPVHLVYHGIDLSLFTPGPPPPLEPPFRILAVARLTAKKGLPTVIRALALLAEQGLDFTFDLIGEGEDRQKLEALAGYSGLATRMRFHGAMPHEQVLDFYRSAHAFVLGCQVLQNGDRDGIPNVLVEAMAMGVPVAATHVSAIPELVEEEKTGLLVSPGDPEALARAVHRLLTDAALRDRIIPAARDKVRADFDNTVHTARLANIFRALAGSPPGMFADPESDAEETPRL, via the coding sequence ATGGCCGATCAAAGGCCCGTTCTGGCCATGGTCCTTAAGGGCTATCCCCGCATTTCCGAGACGTTTATCTCAAACGAAATCAGGATATTGGAGGAGCTTGGGCTGCGCATCCGGATCATCTCCATGCGCAAACCCCGCGAATCCTTCGCCCACGCCTCGGTGTCGCGCATACAGGCCGAGGTGGTCTATCTGCCCGAGATGCTCTCCGGGCACTGGGGCGAATTTCTCAGGCGCAACCTGCGCCAGTTGCGCGCCCGCCCGGCGGCCTATCTCAAGGCCTCGGCCCGCATGCTGCGCCAGCTCATAAAAACCCGGCGTTCGGCCTCCCTCAAGCATCTGCTCCAGGCCGGGTATCTGCTGCAAGACCCGAAGTCCGATCCCCCGGCGGCCCACTTTCACGCCCATTTCGCCCATTCCCCGGGCTCCGTGGCCCGCTACGCGGCCATGCTTACGGGCCTGCCGTTCAGCTTCACCGGCCACGCCAAGGACGTCTACACCCAAAATCCCGCCAGCCTGGCCGAAAAACTGCGCCACGCCGCCTTCGCCGTGACCTGCACCGGGCACAATCGCGAATATCTTGACCGCCTGGCCGCCGGGCGCACCCCTGTGCATCTGGTCTACCATGGCATCGACCTGTCGCTTTTCACGCCTGGGCCGCCGCCGCCCCTCGAACCACCCTTCCGCATCCTCGCCGTGGCCCGCCTGACGGCCAAGAAGGGCCTGCCCACGGTCATCCGGGCCCTGGCCCTTCTGGCCGAACAGGGACTGGACTTCACCTTCGACCTCATCGGCGAGGGAGAGGACCGCCAGAAGCTCGAAGCCCTGGCGGGCTATTCGGGGCTGGCCACCAGGATGCGCTTCCATGGGGCCATGCCCCACGAGCAGGTGCTGGATTTCTACCGCTCCGCCCATGCCTTCGTCCTGGGCTGCCAGGTGCTGCAAAACGGCGACCGCGACGGCATCCCCAACGTCCTGGTGGAGGCCATGGCCATGGGCGTGCCCGTGGCCGCAACCCACGTCTCGGCTATCCCGGAACTGGTGGAGGAAGAAAAAACCGGTCTGCTGGTTTCCCCCGGCGACCCCGAGGCCCTGGCCCGGGCCGTCCACCGCCTGCTGACCGACGCCGCATTGCGGGATCGGATCATCCCGGCGGCCAGGGACAAGGTGCGGGCCGATTTCGACAATACGGTCCACACCGCGCGGCTGGCGAACATCTTCCGGGCCCTGGCCGGAAGTCCCCCCGGGATGTTCGCCGACCCGGAATCGGACGCCGAGGAGACGCCCCGGCTGTGA
- a CDS encoding glycosyltransferase family protein: MAQPTTFNILMYSHDTYGLGHIRRTLAIASHMRQKGVNILILTGSPLAGRFSSPEGVDFVRIPGMIKKTNEEYLPLSIKINARHALNIRRNIIVATAKAFQPHLFIVDKAPMGLKREVIPTLKWLKRRLPKTRTILGLRDIMDDAESTRKDWRDKGVYEVLEKYYSEIWVYGDRDLYDPIVEYDIPESISQKMVFTGYIPRLVPMRHSMAAVRREERISGEERLVLVTTGGGGDGYPLMEAYLDMLEDMGEPPFRSVLVSGPFMPRPEREAIARRAAGLRVRFYHFYRRMEVLLGLADAVVTMGGYNTTCEILSQIKPSLVIPREVPRMEQRIRAEMLSRRKLIEFLPWEDLSPDSLRDKIGALLDDPEPYCRAMGAFKFCGLDVISARVAEFRAAQEGEAGEAPARPKKKRAGDAAAVEG; encoded by the coding sequence ATGGCCCAGCCCACGACCTTCAATATCCTGATGTATTCCCACGACACCTACGGTCTAGGGCACATCCGCCGCACCCTGGCCATCGCCTCGCACATGCGCCAAAAGGGGGTGAACATCCTCATCCTCACCGGCTCGCCCCTGGCCGGGCGCTTCTCCTCGCCCGAGGGCGTGGATTTCGTGCGCATCCCGGGCATGATCAAGAAAACCAACGAAGAATATCTGCCCCTGTCCATCAAGATCAACGCCCGCCACGCCCTAAACATCCGGCGCAACATCATCGTGGCCACGGCCAAGGCCTTCCAGCCGCACCTTTTTATCGTGGACAAGGCCCCCATGGGCTTAAAGCGCGAGGTCATCCCGACGCTCAAGTGGCTCAAGCGCCGCCTGCCCAAGACCCGCACCATCCTGGGGCTGCGGGACATCATGGACGACGCCGAGAGCACGCGAAAAGACTGGCGGGACAAGGGCGTCTACGAGGTTTTGGAGAAGTATTATTCCGAGATATGGGTCTACGGCGACCGGGATCTCTACGACCCCATTGTGGAATACGACATCCCCGAGAGCATCAGCCAAAAGATGGTGTTTACGGGCTATATCCCGCGGCTGGTGCCCATGCGCCATTCCATGGCCGCGGTTCGGCGCGAGGAGCGCATCTCCGGGGAGGAGCGGCTGGTGCTGGTGACCACGGGCGGCGGCGGCGACGGCTATCCGCTCATGGAGGCCTACCTGGACATGCTCGAAGACATGGGGGAGCCGCCGTTTCGCAGCGTGCTGGTGTCGGGGCCGTTTATGCCCCGCCCCGAGCGGGAGGCCATCGCCCGGCGCGCGGCGGGCCTTCGGGTGCGGTTTTACCATTTCTACCGGCGCATGGAGGTGCTTTTGGGGCTGGCCGACGCGGTGGTGACCATGGGCGGCTACAACACCACCTGCGAGATTTTGAGCCAGATCAAGCCCTCGCTGGTGATTCCCCGGGAGGTGCCGCGCATGGAGCAGCGCATCCGGGCGGAGATGTTAAGCCGCCGCAAGCTCATCGAATTTCTGCCCTGGGAGGATCTGTCGCCGGATTCCCTGCGGGACAAGATCGGGGCGCTTCTGGATGATCCGGAGCCGTACTGCCGGGCCATGGGGGCGTTCAAGTTCTGCGGGCTGGACGTGATTTCGGCCCGGGTGGCGGAGTTTCGCGCCGCCCAGGAGGGCGAGGCGGGCGAGGCCCCGGCGCGGCCGAAAAAGAAACGGGCCGGGGATGCGGCGGCAGTAGAGGGGTAG
- a CDS encoding WcbI family polysaccharide biosynthesis putative acetyltransferase — MKPLCLIHANCQGEPLVKLFAAHPGFSRDFEIAHAVNYTRQPVPPALLRRCGLFLHQRLEAEWGELCSDELLSRLPAGCPSLCLPNLFFLDYWPFWSSNTAFAYSDFFLDELLSRGLSDREIMHLYLHTDPARYFDLDAIMEKSRRREAEKEKHWDIKLSQSVREMSRHSLAFHTVNHPGRSLCLMTAEAVLDKLGYPPLPGPVREAFPDPFGEFTMPIHPRIAARLGLTFLPEAPLFPVYGRDMGIEEYVGCYLACKRLKETDFIGFLRLRAALGGQTAPAGDGRPRP, encoded by the coding sequence ATGAAGCCCCTTTGCCTGATCCACGCCAACTGCCAGGGCGAGCCCCTGGTGAAGCTTTTCGCCGCGCATCCCGGGTTCAGCCGGGATTTCGAGATTGCCCATGCCGTCAACTATACGCGACAACCCGTGCCCCCTGCCCTGCTCCGACGATGCGGCCTCTTCCTGCACCAACGCCTGGAGGCCGAATGGGGGGAGCTTTGCAGCGACGAGCTGTTGTCCCGGCTGCCCGCCGGATGTCCGTCGCTGTGCCTGCCCAACCTCTTTTTCCTGGACTATTGGCCGTTTTGGTCCTCCAACACGGCCTTCGCCTATTCCGATTTCTTTCTGGACGAACTGCTCTCCCGGGGATTGTCGGATCGCGAGATCATGCACCTCTATCTGCACACGGACCCCGCCCGCTACTTCGATCTGGACGCCATCATGGAGAAATCCAGACGCCGGGAGGCGGAGAAGGAAAAACACTGGGACATCAAGCTGTCCCAAAGCGTGCGCGAAATGAGCCGCCATTCCTTGGCGTTTCACACGGTGAACCATCCGGGACGGTCCCTGTGCCTCATGACGGCCGAGGCGGTCCTGGACAAGCTGGGCTATCCGCCCCTTCCCGGGCCGGTGCGCGAGGCCTTCCCCGATCCCTTCGGGGAATTCACCATGCCCATCCACCCACGGATTGCGGCCCGGCTCGGGCTGACCTTTCTGCCGGAAGCGCCCCTTTTCCCGGTCTACGGCCGGGACATGGGCATTGAGGAATATGTGGGATGCTATCTGGCCTGCAAGCGGCTCAAAGAAACGGACTTCATCGGTTTTTTGCGCCTGCGGGCGGCCCTTGGCGGGCAAACAGCTCCCGCAGGGGACGGTCGCCCAAGGCCGTGA
- a CDS encoding addiction module antidote protein, translating to MKKYEKASVSHDEALVRELRADPEFAAQYLQAAMEDTDEPTVLLLALRQISEAFGMAEVARQAGITRESLYRALSPRGNPTLRTLTAVLKAVGLRLAVAPGGETPEVACSG from the coding sequence ATGAAAAAGTATGAAAAGGCGAGTGTGAGCCATGACGAGGCGTTGGTGCGGGAATTGCGCGCCGATCCGGAATTCGCCGCCCAGTACCTCCAGGCGGCCATGGAGGACACGGACGAACCCACGGTGCTGCTTCTGGCCTTGCGCCAGATTTCCGAGGCCTTCGGCATGGCCGAGGTGGCTAGGCAGGCCGGAATCACCCGGGAAAGCCTGTACCGCGCCCTGTCTCCCCGGGGCAACCCCACCTTGCGCACCCTGACGGCGGTGCTCAAGGCCGTGGGGCTGCGTCTCGCCGTGGCCCCGGGCGGCGAAACCCCGGAGGTGGCCTGTTCCGGATGA
- a CDS encoding glycosyltransferase family 4 protein gives MKIAFYAPMKPLSDPTPSGDATIAKGLVEFLRSRGHEVMEASALRARWIFKKPWLWPGVLWERRETGMRLEDARADLWLTYHAYYKAPDVLGPWCARRANIPYAIFQGIYSTKRAKKLGTRLGFLLNRQSLRAAAHVFTNRLLDLENLRRIIPEDRLSHVPPGIFPGQFVFDPAARKALRAELAGDGPVIATAAMFRPGVKVEGLRYLILRLGELAREGRRFRLLAAGDGVCREEIMELARRELPGRAYFLGRVPREELAGALSAADLFAFPGIRESLGMVYLEAQSVGLPVVAFDNGGVPEVVGRDETGFLTPPFDDAAFRAALCRLLDDRDLRRAMGERAEARVRQRHDLGVNYAAAEAVLTALGDRPLRELFARQGPPAGAKNR, from the coding sequence GTGAAAATCGCCTTCTACGCCCCCATGAAGCCCCTGTCGGACCCCACCCCGTCGGGCGACGCCACCATCGCCAAAGGGCTGGTGGAATTTCTGCGCTCCCGGGGGCACGAGGTCATGGAGGCCAGCGCCCTGCGCGCCCGGTGGATATTCAAGAAGCCCTGGCTGTGGCCCGGGGTGTTGTGGGAGCGGCGCGAGACCGGGATGCGCCTGGAGGACGCCCGGGCCGACCTGTGGCTGACGTATCACGCCTACTACAAGGCCCCGGACGTGCTCGGCCCCTGGTGCGCCCGCCGGGCGAACATCCCCTACGCCATCTTTCAAGGCATCTATTCCACCAAGCGGGCCAAGAAGCTCGGCACCCGGCTGGGGTTTCTCCTTAACCGCCAAAGCCTTCGGGCGGCGGCCCACGTCTTCACCAACCGCCTGCTCGATCTGGAGAACCTGCGCCGGATCATCCCGGAAGACCGGCTCAGCCATGTGCCCCCGGGCATCTTCCCCGGGCAGTTCGTCTTTGATCCGGCGGCCCGCAAGGCGCTTCGCGCCGAACTCGCCGGGGACGGCCCGGTCATCGCCACGGCGGCCATGTTCCGGCCCGGGGTCAAGGTGGAGGGCCTGCGCTACCTCATCTTACGGCTTGGGGAACTGGCCCGGGAGGGGCGGCGGTTTCGGCTGCTGGCAGCCGGGGACGGGGTCTGCCGGGAGGAGATCATGGAACTGGCCCGGCGGGAACTGCCGGGACGGGCCTATTTTCTGGGCCGCGTGCCGCGCGAGGAGCTGGCCGGGGCCTTGAGCGCCGCCGATCTCTTCGCCTTCCCGGGCATCCGGGAGTCCCTGGGCATGGTCTACCTGGAGGCCCAGTCCGTGGGGCTGCCGGTGGTGGCCTTCGACAACGGCGGGGTGCCCGAGGTGGTAGGCCGGGACGAGACCGGGTTTCTCACGCCGCCCTTTGACGACGCAGCCTTTCGGGCCGCCCTGTGTCGCCTGCTGGACGACCGGGATCTGCGCCGGGCCATGGGCGAACGGGCCGAGGCCAGGGTGCGCCAGCGCCACGACCTGGGAGTCAACTACGCCGCAGCCGAGGCCGTGCTCACGGCCTTGGGCGACCGTCCCCTGCGGGAGCTGTTTGCCCGCCAAGGGCCGCCCGCAGGCGCAAAAAACCGATGA
- a CDS encoding sigma-54-dependent transcriptional regulator, whose translation MPEKTILFVAQAQTVTALFQSLKEAGVTGAIADSLPGALAFLKKSKPILIFTQAKIGIYSAESLLAKGREAGDFPPTVVFTDRGSAAEAQRYLELGAKDYWLEPLSWEKIQAVMPRDGEPGAGLRTGEPGSRAAAAPADRQAHAGVTGHSDAPCGRFAIIGDHPAIRRVLSLARQVAKSRATVLISGESGTGKEMFARFLHAHSDRAQGPFVAINCAALPEHLLESELFGHEKGAFTGAIARKMGKFELAQGGTILLDEISEMDLGLQAKLLRVLQEGEFDRVGGTETVRADVRVLATTNRRLEEYVEEAKFRQDLYYRLNVIPLKLPPLRERGQDIPGLAAYFAEKYCRAYGLDKIRFTAEAMDWLTAYDWPGNVRELQNLMERAVLLAGGGAIKKAHFLLDADNWPDLESDGGDAEETLAPETPIPTDAATAPAPAIPAGDAPDAEGGLVPPGGFSALAGAPTGDIETLDVMERRMIMKSLDKTEGNRTQAAQLLGISVRTLRNKLNEYRKLGMDIP comes from the coding sequence ATGCCGGAAAAGACAATACTTTTTGTCGCCCAGGCGCAGACGGTGACGGCGCTCTTCCAGAGCCTCAAAGAGGCCGGGGTGACTGGCGCAATCGCCGACTCCCTACCCGGCGCTTTGGCTTTCCTTAAGAAATCCAAGCCCATCCTGATATTTACCCAGGCCAAGATCGGCATCTATTCGGCGGAGTCGCTTCTGGCCAAGGGCCGTGAGGCCGGGGATTTTCCGCCCACGGTGGTCTTCACCGACCGGGGCTCGGCGGCCGAGGCCCAGCGGTATCTGGAGCTCGGGGCCAAGGATTATTGGCTCGAACCCCTGTCCTGGGAGAAGATCCAGGCGGTCATGCCCCGCGATGGCGAACCGGGCGCGGGCCTGCGAACAGGTGAGCCCGGGTCGCGAGCCGCAGCCGCCCCGGCCGACAGGCAGGCCCATGCCGGGGTGACGGGCCACAGCGACGCCCCGTGCGGGCGGTTCGCCATCATCGGCGATCATCCGGCCATCCGCCGCGTCCTGTCCCTGGCCAGACAGGTGGCGAAATCCCGGGCCACGGTGCTTATTTCCGGCGAATCCGGCACGGGCAAGGAGATGTTCGCCCGCTTCCTGCACGCCCATAGCGACCGGGCACAGGGGCCGTTCGTGGCCATCAACTGTGCGGCGCTCCCCGAGCACCTGTTGGAGAGCGAGCTTTTCGGCCATGAGAAGGGGGCGTTTACCGGGGCCATCGCCCGCAAGATGGGCAAGTTCGAGCTGGCCCAGGGCGGCACCATCCTCCTCGACGAGATTTCCGAGATGGATCTGGGGCTTCAGGCCAAGCTTTTGCGTGTGCTCCAGGAAGGCGAGTTCGACCGGGTGGGCGGCACGGAGACCGTGCGGGCCGATGTGCGCGTCCTGGCCACCACCAACCGCCGCCTGGAGGAATATGTGGAGGAGGCGAAGTTCCGCCAGGATTTGTACTACCGTCTAAACGTCATTCCGCTCAAGCTGCCGCCCCTGCGGGAGCGTGGCCAGGACATCCCGGGGCTGGCCGCCTATTTCGCGGAAAAATACTGCCGGGCCTACGGCCTGGACAAGATCCGGTTCACGGCCGAGGCCATGGACTGGCTGACCGCCTACGACTGGCCGGGCAACGTGCGGGAGTTGCAAAACCTCATGGAGCGGGCCGTGCTTTTGGCTGGCGGCGGGGCCATCAAAAAGGCCCACTTCCTGCTCGACGCCGACAACTGGCCGGACCTGGAGTCCGACGGCGGCGACGCCGAGGAGACATTGGCTCCAGAAACGCCTATTCCGACGGATGCGGCCACAGCGCCCGCGCCTGCCATCCCGGCGGGCGACGCTCCGGACGCCGAAGGCGGGCTTGTGCCTCCGGGAGGCTTTTCGGCCCTGGCCGGGGCGCCGACCGGGGACATCGAGACCCTGGACGTCATGGAGCGGCGCATGATCATGAAAAGCCTGGACAAGACCGAGGGCAACCGCACCCAGGCGGCGCAACTTTTGGGCATCTCCGTGCGCACGCTTCGCAACAAGCTCAACGAATACCGCAAGCTCGGCATGGACATTCCCTAG
- a CDS encoding DUF2333 family protein: MQSPDPNPSDSTPKSIFARRIPARYLIIAAGFILFWPVAFYAIGLLNGIYDAVDPTRFADVDESVKALVQNVGENSPPQEKGAVLAEAIVHQLEREMGSTFGWSANDFFPTRFLDNRASRQKGVIFSTRMLIRFFSTRCSKHGAMGAEHEGLKAAREKRLVYAEDIWGFFHSSTESEYRAGIDLVRQYEKELAAGTAVFNLRTDDIYDLLTYITGREFLDQPMGLLIQSGDEVSFSDEDDRVYYAQGAMLVVRDFLYALVKCYPSIGQKGGEENLKEAFRAMDKICSFDPPFVVEGSHDSMLADHRGKMARYYVTVLTRLNDVTQSVNR; the protein is encoded by the coding sequence ATGCAAAGCCCCGACCCGAATCCGTCCGACTCCACCCCGAAATCCATCTTCGCCCGACGCATTCCGGCCAGATACCTGATCATCGCCGCCGGGTTCATCCTTTTCTGGCCCGTGGCCTTCTACGCCATAGGGCTCTTAAACGGCATCTACGACGCCGTGGACCCCACACGTTTTGCCGACGTGGACGAATCCGTCAAGGCCCTGGTCCAAAACGTGGGCGAGAATTCCCCGCCCCAGGAAAAGGGCGCCGTGCTGGCTGAGGCCATCGTCCATCAACTGGAACGCGAAATGGGCTCCACCTTCGGCTGGTCCGCCAACGACTTTTTCCCCACCCGGTTCCTGGACAACCGGGCCTCGCGCCAAAAAGGCGTCATCTTCTCCACCCGCATGCTCATCCGCTTCTTCTCCACCCGGTGCAGCAAGCACGGGGCCATGGGCGCGGAGCACGAAGGATTGAAGGCCGCCCGGGAAAAACGCCTCGTCTACGCCGAAGACATCTGGGGATTCTTCCATTCCTCCACGGAAAGCGAATACCGGGCCGGCATCGACCTGGTGCGCCAGTACGAAAAGGAACTGGCCGCCGGAACCGCCGTCTTCAACCTGCGCACCGACGACATCTACGACCTTTTGACCTACATCACCGGCCGCGAATTCCTGGACCAGCCCATGGGGCTGCTCATCCAGTCCGGCGACGAGGTCTCCTTCTCCGACGAGGACGACCGGGTCTACTACGCCCAGGGGGCCATGCTCGTGGTGCGCGATTTCCTCTACGCCCTGGTCAAATGCTATCCGTCCATCGGGCAAAAAGGCGGCGAGGAAAACCTCAAGGAGGCCTTCCGGGCCATGGACAAGATCTGCTCCTTCGACCCGCCGTTCGTCGTCGAAGGCTCCCACGACTCCATGCTGGCCGACCACCGGGGCAAGATGGCCCGCTACTAC
- a CDS encoding type II toxin-antitoxin system RelE/ParE family toxin, translated as MHYEVRRYHAQDGREPVTQWLAELRDVQARARVAARVGRLAAGNFGDCKTLGNGVMELRIDHGPGYRVYFSVVGRTVVLLLCGGDKRTQQADIERATACLADFKQRVHS; from the coding sequence ATGCACTATGAAGTCCGTCGGTATCATGCCCAGGATGGCCGGGAACCTGTCACCCAGTGGCTGGCGGAACTGCGGGACGTGCAGGCCCGGGCGCGCGTCGCCGCCCGGGTGGGTCGTCTTGCCGCCGGGAATTTTGGCGATTGCAAGACGCTCGGGAACGGGGTGATGGAACTGCGCATCGACCATGGCCCGGGGTACAGGGTCTATTTTTCCGTGGTGGGCCGGACGGTGGTTCTTTTGTTGTGCGGCGGCGACAAGCGAACCCAGCAGGCTGACATCGAGAGGGCGACGGCCTGTCTGGCCGATTTCAAGCAGAGGGTGCACTCATGA